A genome region from Desertifilum tharense IPPAS B-1220 includes the following:
- a CDS encoding thioredoxin family protein: protein MVKTASTMLALGTQAPDFQLPDVVSGQMMSLESFANQKALLVMFICQHCPFVQHIKGELAKLSQDYSGGEMGAIAISSNDVSHYPQDSPEHLQLMAAENGFVFPILYDETQEVAKAFTAACTPDFFLFDRSRILVYRGQLDDSRPGNHQPVTGRDLRSAIEALLADRPINPDQKPSIGCNIKWKPGNEPPYFG from the coding sequence ATGGTAAAAACAGCCTCAACGATGTTAGCGCTAGGAACTCAAGCGCCTGATTTTCAACTCCCCGATGTCGTATCGGGTCAAATGATGTCATTAGAAAGCTTTGCCAACCAAAAAGCTTTATTAGTGATGTTTATCTGTCAGCATTGTCCGTTTGTGCAGCATATTAAGGGCGAGTTGGCCAAGCTCAGTCAAGATTATAGCGGGGGGGAGATGGGCGCGATCGCCATTAGTTCCAATGATGTTAGCCATTATCCCCAAGACTCTCCCGAACACCTACAGCTAATGGCGGCTGAAAACGGTTTTGTCTTTCCCATTCTCTATGATGAAACCCAGGAAGTGGCTAAGGCGTTTACCGCCGCCTGTACGCCAGATTTCTTCTTATTCGATCGTTCGCGAATTCTAGTCTATCGCGGACAGCTCGATGATAGCCGTCCAGGAAACCATCAACCCGTTACAGGTCGGGACTTGCGGTCTGCCATTGAAGCGCTATTGGCCGATCGTCCCATTAATCCCGATCAAAAACCGAGTATTGGTTGCAATATTAAGTGGAAACCTGGTAATGAGCCGCCTTACTTTGGTTAG
- the apcB gene encoding allophycocyanin subunit beta, which produces MRDAVTTLISNYDITGRYLDRDAIDRLKSYFDTGLGRIQAAAAINANAASIVKQAGSQLFEDLPELIRPGGNAYTTRRYAACLRDMDYYLRYASYALVAGDNYVLDERVLQGLRETYNSLGVPIGPTVRGIQMMKEIVKQQVAATGVSDTSFVDQPFDHMCRELSEQDI; this is translated from the coding sequence ATGCGGGACGCAGTTACGACATTAATTTCAAATTACGACATTACAGGCCGCTACCTTGACCGCGATGCTATCGATCGCCTCAAATCCTACTTTGATACGGGTTTGGGCCGCATCCAAGCCGCAGCGGCGATTAACGCCAATGCAGCCAGCATCGTCAAACAAGCTGGTTCGCAGTTGTTTGAAGACCTACCGGAGTTAATTCGCCCTGGTGGAAACGCTTACACGACTCGTCGTTATGCGGCGTGTCTGCGGGACATGGATTACTACCTGCGCTATGCTAGCTATGCCCTAGTTGCAGGCGACAACTACGTCTTAGATGAGCGCGTTTTACAAGGGTTGCGGGAAACTTACAACTCCCTCGGCGTTCCCATCGGTCCGACGGTGCGCGGCATTCAAATGATGAAAGAAATTGTTAAACAGCAAGTTGCAGCGACAGGCGTTAGCGATACCTCCTTTGTCGATCAGCCTTTTGACCATATGTGTCGCGAATTAAGCGAACAAGATATCTAA